The following proteins are co-located in the Cetobacterium sp. NK01 genome:
- the glsA gene encoding glutaminase A: protein MTQDILNKIVENNKKVISQGTVATYIPELAKVDKNYLGVVIAFPDGTMLSAGDTKIRFAIESISKTVVLTLALLDNGEEEVFKHVHKEPSGDAFNSIKKIETEPDHLPRNPFINAGAIMTASLIKGSTPEEKFNRILSFMKKISEDETLELATDIYLSEKETGDTNRGLAYYMKGQGVLKGNVEEILDVYFKQCSIYVTTESLAKIARFFASGGILSTGERVIPKKYAQIVNGLIATCGMYDQSGEYLDNIGIPGKSGVGGGIISPVSSKKIGIAVFGPSLDKEGNSVAGMGIMKDISKEMELDMF from the coding sequence ATGACTCAAGATATATTAAATAAAATAGTAGAAAATAATAAAAAAGTGATATCTCAAGGTACTGTAGCAACATATATTCCAGAACTGGCTAAGGTAGATAAAAATTACTTAGGTGTTGTTATTGCATTTCCAGATGGAACGATGTTGTCAGCAGGAGATACAAAGATTAGATTTGCTATAGAAAGTATATCTAAAACAGTTGTTTTAACTCTTGCTTTATTGGATAATGGAGAGGAAGAGGTTTTTAAACATGTTCATAAGGAACCTTCAGGAGATGCCTTTAACTCAATAAAAAAAATAGAAACAGAACCTGATCACTTGCCAAGAAATCCATTTATTAATGCAGGAGCTATTATGACAGCTTCTTTAATAAAAGGTAGTACTCCAGAAGAGAAATTTAATAGAATTCTAAGCTTTATGAAAAAGATAAGTGAAGATGAAACTTTAGAATTAGCCACAGATATCTATTTAAGTGAAAAAGAAACTGGAGATACAAATAGAGGGTTAGCTTATTATATGAAAGGACAGGGTGTTTTAAAAGGTAATGTAGAAGAGATTCTAGATGTTTACTTTAAACAGTGTTCAATATATGTAACAACAGAGAGTTTAGCTAAAATTGCAAGATTCTTTGCAAGTGGTGGAATTTTATCTACAGGAGAGAGAGTTATTCCCAAAAAATATGCACAGATAGTAAATGGGCTGATTGCAACATGTGGAATGTATGATCAAAGTGGTGAATACTTAGATAATATAGGAATTCCAGGAAAATCAGGAGTTGGCGGAGGGATAATCTCTCCAGTATCTAGCAAAAAAATAGGTATAGCAGTATTTGGTCCATCTTTAGATAAAGAGGGAAATAGTGTTGCTGGAATGGGAATAATGAAGGATATCTCAAAAGAGATGGAATTAGATATGTTCTAA
- a CDS encoding threonine/serine ThrE exporter family protein, whose protein sequence is MDNLREDLTVINENDILYLASYVGKLILESGGETYRAEDMVDKICNHYGLESNSFAVLSSILTTIRGRERRFFTNIEKIRMRTINVEKISKLSSLVRDIESYKFKEFLEKVKEIDDEKPYRFFYVLIGNCIAAGAFAYYFGGDRGSCIASIIGAISVSFLGYFSAKLMINKFFLNLVGGMACSFSAYICFLLGIIPEISVTIISTLMLLVPGIAFTNSIRDLITGDLVSGIARGVEAFMVGTALAIGSGITLSIIKTLGGLL, encoded by the coding sequence ATGGATAATCTAAGAGAGGATTTAACTGTCATTAATGAAAATGACATTTTATATTTAGCAAGTTATGTGGGGAAGTTGATATTAGAATCAGGAGGAGAAACTTACAGAGCTGAAGATATGGTTGATAAGATCTGTAATCACTATGGACTTGAATCTAACTCTTTTGCTGTGCTATCGAGTATTTTAACAACTATAAGAGGAAGAGAGAGAAGATTTTTTACAAATATAGAAAAAATTAGAATGAGAACTATAAATGTAGAAAAGATATCTAAATTAAGTTCTTTAGTAAGGGATATAGAGAGCTACAAATTTAAAGAGTTTTTAGAAAAAGTTAAAGAGATAGATGATGAAAAACCTTATAGATTTTTCTATGTTTTAATAGGAAACTGTATAGCAGCAGGAGCTTTTGCGTATTATTTTGGTGGAGATAGAGGTAGTTGTATAGCTTCTATAATTGGGGCGATATCAGTGTCTTTTTTAGGATATTTTTCAGCTAAATTAATGATAAATAAATTCTTTTTAAACTTAGTTGGAGGAATGGCTTGCTCATTTTCAGCATATATCTGTTTTTTATTAGGAATAATACCTGAAATTTCAGTAACTATAATTTCAACATTAATGTTACTTGTACCAGGAATTGCTTTTACAAATTCAATTCGTGACTTAATAACAGGAGATTTGGTTTCTGGAATTGCCAGAGGAGTGGAAGCTTTTATGGTGGGAACAGCCTTAGCTATAGGATCAGGAATAACCTTATCTATAATAAAAACATTAGGAGGTCTATTGTGA
- a CDS encoding glucose 1-dehydrogenase, whose protein sequence is MFKIENHYNLKGMVAIITGAGAGIGKASALMLARAGANIVCADLNQVEADNTAIEARGEGVKAFGIKCDVTSITDLEDVVKAAVKEFGKINILVNNAGGGGGGKEKFLELTPEYLQKIYNLNVFSIFNLSRLCAPHMIASEYGSIVNISSMSSLMQSHNMSVYGSSKAAVNQLTKYMAVDLGPIIRVNAIAPGAIKTHALATVLTPELETIMLKKTPMKVLGEADDIAMAVFFLASPLSKWITGQILPVNGGGEQDLEG, encoded by the coding sequence ATGTTTAAAATTGAAAATCACTATAATTTAAAAGGTATGGTTGCTATCATTACTGGAGCTGGGGCTGGAATTGGAAAAGCTTCTGCCCTTATGCTAGCTAGAGCTGGAGCTAATATAGTTTGTGCTGATCTTAATCAAGTTGAAGCTGATAATACAGCTATTGAAGCAAGAGGTGAAGGTGTTAAAGCTTTTGGAATAAAATGTGATGTTACATCTATCACTGATTTAGAGGATGTGGTTAAGGCTGCTGTTAAGGAGTTTGGAAAAATAAACATTTTAGTTAATAACGCTGGTGGTGGCGGAGGTGGAAAGGAAAAGTTTTTAGAGCTAACACCTGAATATCTTCAAAAAATATATAATCTTAATGTTTTTAGTATTTTTAATTTATCTAGACTTTGCGCTCCACATATGATTGCAAGTGAATATGGTTCAATTGTTAATATTAGTTCTATGTCTAGTTTAATGCAAAGTCACAATATGAGCGTATATGGAAGCTCTAAAGCTGCTGTTAATCAACTAACTAAATATATGGCTGTTGATCTAGGTCCAATTATTAGAGTTAATGCTATTGCTCCTGGAGCTATCAAAACTCACGCTCTAGCTACAGTTTTAACTCCTGAATTAGAGACTATCATGCTTAAAAAAACTCCTATGAAAGTTTTAGGAGAAGCTGATGATATTGCTATGGCAGTATTTTTCTTAGCATCCCCTCTTTCTAAATGGATAACAGGACAGATTCTTCCTGTAAATGGTGGAGGAGAACAAGATTTAGAAGGATAA
- a CDS encoding NADPH-dependent F420 reductase yields the protein MAFKEESMNIGILGNGVVGNALAEVFHKLGHPVQIGVKSLKDEFEKKHYIEYVDSKDIAEDNEIIVIAVPGNKVEKAVTGIKNPEGKIFIDLTNPIGEDFVLTRGRYTSNGEVIQEILRDSHIVKTLNTLGVEKLIDPCVNEKKLTMMIAGNNKIANKKVEELLFEMGFDPMIIGDIHFARYLEPLAMIWIEMVRKQGKSFESGMIWLR from the coding sequence ATTGCATTTAAGGAGGAAAGTATGAATATAGGAATCTTAGGAAATGGAGTTGTAGGAAATGCTTTAGCAGAGGTTTTTCATAAGTTAGGACATCCTGTGCAGATTGGAGTAAAGAGTTTAAAAGATGAATTTGAAAAAAAACATTATATTGAATATGTAGATAGCAAAGATATAGCAGAGGATAATGAAATTATAGTTATTGCTGTTCCAGGAAATAAAGTGGAAAAAGCTGTAACTGGAATAAAAAATCCTGAGGGTAAGATTTTTATAGATTTAACAAATCCTATTGGAGAAGATTTTGTTTTAACAAGAGGAAGATACACATCTAATGGCGAAGTTATTCAAGAGATTTTAAGAGATTCTCACATTGTAAAAACATTAAATACTTTAGGAGTGGAAAAACTGATAGATCCTTGTGTAAATGAAAAAAAATTAACAATGATGATAGCTGGAAATAACAAGATTGCAAATAAAAAAGTAGAAGAGTTACTTTTTGAAATGGGATTTGATCCTATGATAATAGGAGATATTCATTTTGCTAGATACTTAGAACCTTTAGCTATGATTTGGATTGAGATGGTGAGAAAACAAGGGAAATCTTTTGAAAGTGGAATGATTTGGTTAAGATAA
- the gadC gene encoding glutamate:gamma-aminobutyrate antiporter, with protein sequence MDANTSATKKQLTLFGFFTITASMVMAVYEYPSFATSGFSLLFFLLFGGLFWFIPVALCAAEMATIPGWETGGVLTWVSNSLGERWGFAAVFYQFFQITVGYITMLYFINGSISYVLDWPALNVNPHLKLISILIVFWLLTFSQLGGTKYTAKIARTGFIFGIVIPAIVLIGLALAYIIGGNPIHMEVSWDAFFPDFTKVNSLVILVSFILSYMGVEASASHANEMENPKKQYPFAIFILVIVAIMISSAGGLSIATVIPLNELNLSSGVNQTFDILVTHYGSNLHWIVRIIAAFIALGVLGEVSAWIVGPSRAMYVAAQRGILPPIFKKVNKHDVPVPLVMFQGVVVTIWAIVLTIGGGGNNMSFMTAMSLTVVIYLMTYFLLFIGYLTLVLKRKPTDAQAGYQIPGGVVFKCIVGAIGFLTSLLAFVISFFPPDNIPGGNTGEYETILTIGFIVVLVLPFIIYEFRDKKNAVAIEPTRITVDNAPEHHFFGHPKARGEFHITPHPDDVMQQDDEPKKVDDAKQVENKTDSNEEKEQK encoded by the coding sequence ATGGATGCTAATACTAGTGCAACAAAAAAACAGTTGACATTATTTGGATTTTTCACAATAACAGCTTCAATGGTTATGGCTGTTTATGAATATCCAAGTTTTGCAACATCTGGATTTTCTTTGTTATTCTTTTTACTTTTTGGTGGTTTGTTTTGGTTTATTCCAGTAGCTCTTTGCGCAGCTGAAATGGCAACAATTCCAGGATGGGAAACAGGAGGAGTTTTAACATGGGTTTCTAATTCCTTAGGTGAACGTTGGGGATTTGCGGCAGTATTCTATCAGTTTTTCCAAATAACTGTAGGATATATAACAATGTTATACTTTATAAATGGTTCAATCTCTTATGTTTTAGATTGGCCAGCTTTAAATGTAAATCCACATTTAAAATTAATATCAATATTAATTGTATTTTGGCTGCTAACATTCTCTCAATTGGGAGGAACAAAATACACAGCTAAAATAGCAAGAACTGGATTTATTTTTGGTATTGTTATACCAGCTATAGTATTAATCGGATTGGCTTTAGCTTATATAATTGGTGGAAACCCAATACATATGGAAGTTAGTTGGGATGCGTTTTTCCCTGATTTTACAAAAGTTAACTCTTTAGTAATATTAGTTTCGTTTATTTTAAGTTATATGGGAGTTGAGGCATCAGCATCTCATGCTAATGAGATGGAAAATCCTAAGAAACAATATCCTTTTGCAATTTTTATTTTAGTTATAGTTGCAATTATGATAAGTTCAGCTGGAGGTTTATCAATAGCAACAGTTATTCCTTTAAATGAATTAAACTTAAGTTCTGGAGTAAACCAAACATTTGATATATTGGTAACACATTACGGTAGTAATTTACATTGGATAGTTAGAATAATAGCAGCGTTTATAGCTTTAGGTGTTTTAGGTGAGGTAAGTGCTTGGATAGTAGGACCTTCAAGAGCTATGTATGTAGCGGCACAAAGAGGAATTTTACCTCCAATATTTAAAAAAGTTAATAAACATGACGTTCCAGTTCCTTTAGTAATGTTCCAAGGTGTAGTTGTTACTATATGGGCAATTGTATTAACAATTGGTGGTGGAGGAAATAACATGTCCTTCATGACTGCTATGTCTTTAACAGTTGTTATCTATTTAATGACTTATTTCCTATTATTTATAGGTTATTTAACATTAGTTTTAAAAAGAAAACCTACAGATGCTCAAGCAGGATATCAAATTCCAGGTGGAGTTGTATTTAAATGTATCGTAGGAGCAATAGGATTTTTAACATCATTACTTGCATTTGTTATATCTTTCTTCCCTCCAGATAATATACCTGGTGGAAATACAGGAGAGTATGAGACTATTCTAACAATAGGATTTATAGTTGTTTTAGTTCTTCCATTCATAATATATGAGTTTAGAGATAAGAAGAATGCTGTAGCAATAGAGCCTACTAGAATAACAGTTGACAATGCTCCAGAGCACCACTTCTTTGGACATCCAAAAGCAAGAGGTGAGTTCCATATTACTCCGCATCCAGATGATGTTATGCAACAAGATGATGAACCAAAAAAAGTTGATGATGCAAAACAAGTAGAAAATAAAACAGATTCTAATGAAGAAAAAGAACAAAAGTAA
- a CDS encoding DUF1622 domain-containing protein — protein sequence MLTFEHYIMDSFKILLHWLAFFFTVLSIGVICFGFLKSTIILFTNKENLSFNKIMRETFDKYILVGLQFLIIADIVDTIILRDLQNIVLVLLIVIIRTIMSWEIEKHK from the coding sequence ATGCTTACTTTTGAACACTATATTATGGATTCTTTTAAAATTTTATTACATTGGCTAGCATTTTTCTTTACAGTATTATCTATTGGTGTTATTTGTTTCGGGTTTTTAAAAAGCACTATAATTTTATTTACAAATAAAGAAAATTTAAGCTTTAATAAAATAATGAGAGAAACTTTTGATAAATATATTTTAGTAGGTCTTCAATTTTTGATCATTGCAGACATTGTAGATACTATTATTTTAAGAGATTTACAAAACATTGTACTAGTTCTTCTAATTGTTATTATAAGAACTATAATGAGTTGGGAAATCGAAAAACATAAATAA
- a CDS encoding threonine/serine exporter family protein, translated as MSTIIVQVIASIVATYGFGIIFNVRGKKNLYGSFGAGIGWLVYSLLSARGFTYFISYTAASSTITIYSEILSRRLKVPTVSFLYPSMIPLVPGGGIYYTMYYIVQDNISGAVGKGIETFIISGSIAIGILTVSTFSQIYYYIVKKKANENL; from the coding sequence GTGAGTACTATAATAGTCCAAGTTATAGCATCAATTGTTGCAACATATGGATTTGGAATAATATTTAATGTTCGAGGGAAGAAAAATTTATATGGTAGTTTTGGAGCAGGAATTGGTTGGTTGGTATATAGCTTGTTGAGTGCAAGAGGATTTACATATTTTATTTCATACACAGCGGCATCATCTACAATAACTATTTATTCAGAAATTTTATCGAGAAGATTAAAAGTACCCACTGTTTCATTTTTATACCCAAGTATGATCCCCTTAGTTCCAGGAGGTGGAATCTATTATACTATGTATTACATAGTTCAGGATAATATTTCAGGAGCTGTAGGCAAGGGAATTGAAACTTTTATTATTTCAGGGTCAATAGCCATTGGAATTCTTACAGTTTCAACGTTCTCTCAAATTTATTATTATATAGTAAAAAAGAAAGCAAACGAAAATTTATAA
- the mprF gene encoding bifunctional lysylphosphatidylglycerol flippase/synthetase MprF, which produces MENVSNFNRKKVIEYLKIAVELIIFLVAMFFIHKELKKYNIHDLKSSIEAIPFWAISLIIFFVCLDYLILTCFDVLAFKNENYSLPKKNIGFVSFVSFAFANSIGLSGLTASGLRLNLYSILGVPYKTIMNVVIFCYTTFWLGLLWIGGIFLTLLPISLVDIKLPIKLPITTTTPIGLILLIGAIVFTGVLIKKHKNSNEILINRILVALGDWVSLSFVLYFALPPHNRIDFFHFLAIFIIAQILGFLSNVPGGIGVFDLIFLTLLGGAYSSDKIIGALLIYRIAYFFIPLLVAFTIFTIYHLFIRKDNNKITEIEQVIFSQFPNFLTILTSISGAILIFSGFFPFSSRALTKFENIFPFLTLETSHFIGGAVGVTLLVLGFYIQKRFEIAYFLSVFFIGFSIILSFIKDFNLFFTIFFIVIFLGILPSKKYFYRKSNFLHEKITFKWAIMISLIILIGIYIGIFSYKETEFFTKVSWKFSNTLLGIFFAIAILAILSTITNRKSINKNLESANSDITDTSETNPTDIDLQTCIKLSNKTDAYLSLLGDKEIIFDDSKNSFIMFGKSGHSFIAMGDPIGDKKTFGSCIWKFYNHCKENKKETVFYEIGKEYLNYYLDVGLSFLKIGEFAQVHLDTFTLEGNDAKPLRHATNRVEKEGYSFEVIPVEKVPEILDELESISNEWLQDKNAKEKGFSLGKFTKDYLLNFPVGVIKKDSKILAFGNILETFNKEEISLDLMRYRNEAVHGTMDYFFISVIKYGQENGFKKFNLGMAPLAGIEDNTASFWNKVEKAIFSHGEHFYNFKGLRAFKDKFNPQWEPRYIAYSGPFNLPNILKDITLLISGGIRGLISKK; this is translated from the coding sequence ATGGAAAATGTTTCAAATTTTAATAGGAAAAAAGTTATTGAATATTTAAAAATTGCTGTTGAATTAATTATTTTTTTAGTAGCTATGTTTTTTATTCATAAAGAATTGAAAAAATATAATATCCATGATTTAAAGAGTTCTATTGAAGCTATACCTTTTTGGGCAATTAGTTTGATTATATTCTTTGTTTGCTTAGATTATCTTATTTTAACTTGTTTTGATGTTTTAGCTTTTAAAAATGAGAACTACAGCTTACCTAAAAAAAATATTGGGTTTGTCTCCTTTGTTAGTTTTGCCTTTGCTAACTCTATAGGTTTATCTGGTTTAACAGCATCTGGACTTCGATTAAACCTATACTCAATTTTAGGAGTTCCATATAAAACAATAATGAATGTTGTTATCTTTTGCTACACTACATTTTGGCTTGGCCTTCTTTGGATTGGAGGTATTTTTTTAACTTTACTTCCTATATCTTTAGTTGACATCAAACTCCCTATAAAACTACCAATAACTACTACAACTCCCATTGGACTTATTCTTTTAATTGGAGCAATTGTTTTTACAGGAGTCCTTATAAAAAAACATAAAAACTCCAACGAGATTTTAATAAATAGAATACTTGTAGCTCTTGGTGATTGGGTCTCTTTAAGTTTTGTTTTATACTTTGCTTTGCCTCCTCATAACAGAATTGATTTTTTCCATTTTTTAGCAATTTTTATCATAGCTCAAATTTTGGGATTTTTAAGTAATGTTCCAGGGGGAATTGGTGTTTTTGATCTTATTTTTTTAACTCTTTTAGGTGGAGCATACTCCTCTGATAAAATAATAGGAGCCCTTCTTATCTATAGAATTGCTTACTTTTTTATACCTCTACTTGTGGCATTTACTATTTTTACTATTTATCATCTTTTTATTAGAAAAGATAATAATAAAATTACAGAGATTGAACAGGTAATTTTTTCTCAGTTTCCTAATTTTTTAACTATATTGACAAGTATATCAGGAGCTATTCTTATTTTTTCAGGGTTTTTCCCATTTAGCTCTAGAGCTCTTACAAAATTTGAAAATATTTTCCCTTTTTTAACTTTAGAAACTTCCCATTTTATAGGTGGAGCTGTTGGAGTTACTCTACTAGTTTTGGGATTTTATATTCAAAAAAGATTTGAGATAGCTTATTTCTTAAGCGTTTTTTTCATAGGATTTAGTATAATTTTATCTTTTATAAAAGATTTTAATCTTTTCTTTACTATTTTCTTTATTGTAATATTTTTAGGAATTCTTCCTTCTAAAAAATATTTTTATAGAAAATCTAATTTTCTCCATGAAAAAATCACTTTTAAATGGGCCATTATGATATCTTTAATTATTTTAATTGGAATATATATTGGAATTTTTTCATATAAAGAAACAGAGTTTTTTACAAAAGTTTCTTGGAAATTTTCAAATACACTTTTAGGTATTTTCTTTGCTATAGCTATTTTAGCTATTTTAAGTACTATTACTAATAGAAAATCTATAAATAAAAATCTTGAATCTGCAAACAGTGATATCACTGATACTTCTGAAACTAATCCAACAGATATAGATTTACAAACTTGTATTAAATTATCTAATAAGACCGATGCTTATCTATCTCTTTTAGGTGATAAAGAGATTATATTTGACGACAGCAAGAACTCATTTATTATGTTTGGAAAAAGTGGTCACTCTTTCATCGCTATGGGAGATCCTATTGGTGATAAAAAAACTTTTGGAAGTTGCATATGGAAGTTCTACAATCACTGTAAAGAAAATAAAAAAGAAACTGTTTTTTATGAAATCGGAAAAGAGTATTTAAATTACTACCTTGATGTAGGTCTTAGCTTTTTAAAAATTGGTGAGTTTGCTCAGGTTCATTTAGATACTTTCACTTTAGAAGGAAATGATGCTAAACCTCTCAGACATGCTACAAATAGAGTTGAAAAAGAGGGATACTCTTTTGAAGTGATCCCAGTTGAAAAAGTACCTGAAATTTTAGATGAATTAGAAAGTATCTCCAACGAATGGTTACAAGATAAAAATGCAAAAGAAAAAGGATTTTCTCTTGGAAAATTTACCAAAGATTATCTATTAAATTTTCCTGTTGGTGTTATAAAAAAAGATAGTAAAATATTAGCTTTTGGTAATATTTTAGAAACATTTAATAAAGAGGAGATCTCTCTTGATTTAATGCGATATCGTAACGAAGCTGTTCATGGAACAATGGATTATTTCTTTATATCTGTTATAAAATATGGACAGGAAAATGGATTTAAAAAATTTAATTTAGGAATGGCTCCTCTTGCTGGTATTGAAGATAACACAGCCTCTTTCTGGAACAAAGTAGAAAAAGCTATTTTTTCCCACGGAGAACATTTTTATAACTTTAAAGGACTTAGAGCTTTTAAAGATAAATTTAATCCTCAGTGGGAACCAAGATACATAGCTTACTCTGGTCCATTTAATTTACCTAATATATTAAAGGATATCACTCTTTTAATTTCAGGTGGAATTAGAGGACTTATATCTAAAAAATAA
- a CDS encoding ClC family H(+)/Cl(-) exchange transporter, translating to MGILKVYILAILTGFVTGLVTIPYRWLIEKSIYIRDFIFNLNNPIYYLVLGFLGIYIIGVLISKMVEEMPVITGSGIPQARAQIYGRIKVKNPIKGIVLKFLGGVSGISAGFSLGREGPSVQMGALIGETVSQVFKVDRVERKYLIMSGAGAGLSSAFTAPLASAIFIAEELQKYFNSRLTIFSFLGSIVSGYMAAKFFVKNDYLNIAINYPENLNYFEYFYICIAFAIFMSFVGKSFSFLLIYFQKLNGKIKISKYIKIFFYTLMVVIIGVFYKDLTAGGESFLIREGMVNDLSIVALIFFIILKLLFTTLSYSTGFPGGIFLPLLVIGGLSGKLFGLILLYFNIIDVGNLGVFIFLGMASAFVVVVRSPATGIILILEMTWDFSLLPSMVIVVGLAYTVSNLMGIEPIYDLLYKPLIEKDDNDEVVEMVFEVGSESYLIGEQLNQIDLPGNLKIGSIERKGELIKIDETTEVQKNDIIGIPTKKRDIEKFYDSLRSLAQEN from the coding sequence ATGGGAATTTTAAAAGTTTATATACTAGCTATTTTAACGGGATTTGTGACTGGACTTGTAACCATACCCTATAGATGGCTAATAGAAAAATCGATTTATATAAGGGATTTTATTTTTAATTTAAATAATCCAATTTACTATTTAGTTTTAGGTTTTTTAGGGATATATATAATTGGTGTACTTATAAGTAAAATGGTTGAAGAGATGCCGGTAATAACAGGAAGTGGTATTCCTCAAGCAAGAGCACAAATATATGGAAGAATAAAAGTAAAAAATCCAATAAAAGGTATAGTTTTAAAATTCTTAGGAGGAGTTTCAGGTATATCTGCTGGATTTTCCCTTGGAAGAGAAGGACCTTCAGTCCAAATGGGAGCTCTTATTGGAGAGACAGTGTCTCAAGTATTTAAAGTTGATAGAGTAGAGAGAAAATATTTGATAATGAGTGGAGCGGGAGCTGGGTTATCTTCAGCTTTTACAGCACCTCTTGCTTCTGCAATTTTTATAGCTGAAGAGTTACAGAAATATTTTAATTCAAGATTAACAATTTTTTCGTTTTTAGGTTCAATAGTTTCAGGTTATATGGCCGCTAAATTTTTTGTAAAAAATGATTATTTAAATATAGCTATTAATTATCCAGAAAATTTAAATTATTTTGAATATTTTTATATATGTATAGCATTTGCAATTTTTATGAGTTTTGTAGGTAAAAGTTTTTCTTTTCTTTTGATTTATTTTCAAAAATTAAATGGAAAAATAAAAATTTCAAAATATATTAAAATATTTTTTTATACATTGATGGTTGTTATAATTGGAGTTTTCTATAAGGATTTAACAGCTGGAGGAGAAAGTTTTTTAATAAGAGAGGGAATGGTTAATGACTTATCTATAGTAGCTTTAATATTTTTTATAATTTTAAAGTTATTATTTACAACATTATCTTATTCTACAGGATTTCCTGGAGGTATTTTTTTACCTCTTTTGGTAATTGGAGGATTATCAGGAAAATTATTTGGATTAATACTTCTATATTTTAATATTATAGATGTTGGTAATTTAGGAGTTTTTATATTTTTAGGTATGGCTTCAGCTTTTGTTGTAGTTGTAAGATCTCCAGCTACAGGAATTATATTGATATTGGAGATGACATGGGATTTCAGTCTTCTTCCAAGTATGGTTATTGTTGTTGGATTGGCGTATACAGTGAGTAATCTAATGGGAATTGAACCAATATATGATCTTTTATATAAACCTTTAATAGAAAAAGATGATAATGATGAAGTTGTAGAAATGGTTTTTGAAGTGGGAAGTGAATCTTATTTAATCGGTGAACAGTTGAACCAGATAGATTTACCTGGAAATTTAAAAATAGGTTCAATAGAAAGAAAAGGAGAGTTGATTAAAATAGATGAAACAACTGAAGTACAAAAAAATGACATAATAGGGATTCCTACCAAAAAAAGAGACATTGAAAAGTTTTATGATTCACTAAGATCCTTAGCACAGGAAAATTAG
- a CDS encoding rhodanese-like domain-containing protein, whose amino-acid sequence MKKIFLAFILLISSFGLSSFASGGPSYGDVEGYYETVSLAKVLDILNENKGTILDVRNNDEVEKTGLIKGAKHIPLDNLENRLNELDKDKTYITFCNTGNRSKKAAEILNKNGFKNIYNSQEGMSTWPYKDMIEPVKK is encoded by the coding sequence ATGAAAAAAATATTTTTAGCTTTTATTTTATTAATCTCTAGCTTTGGTCTTTCTTCCTTTGCTAGTGGAGGTCCTTCTTATGGAGATGTTGAAGGATACTATGAAACAGTTTCTCTTGCTAAAGTTTTGGATATATTAAATGAGAATAAAGGTACCATATTAGATGTCCGTAATAATGACGAAGTGGAAAAAACAGGACTAATTAAAGGAGCAAAACATATTCCTTTAGATAATTTAGAAAATCGTTTAAATGAACTTGATAAGGATAAAACGTACATAACTTTTTGTAACACTGGAAATCGTTCTAAAAAAGCTGCTGAAATTTTAAATAAAAATGGTTTTAAAAATATCTACAATTCTCAAGAGGGAATGAGTACTTGGCCTTATAAAGATATGATAGAACCTGTTAAAAAATAA